The genomic window aaaaaaaattagccaaaaaagagaggtgggggtgggggggggggggggagagaagaaaggcagaaagtaaaactgaaagaaaatgttCAAACGCCAGAGAGGTCTAGAAACGTGCAAGGTTACGcggaaggcagagagagagggagagagagagaggcaggtcaAAGCAGATGCAGCGGCAGCGGGGTAATAGCTGAGGACTTTGCAAAGCTCCCGTTAAACTTGGATTTAGCAGGTATAGAAAGGGAGATATTCTAGCCTTCCCACTCGCCGAGGAGAGCAGTGCTAAGCCCAGAATGTACTGTAAGCGCTGCTGACAGGGTCATCGGCATGAGGATGGGTCTAATGATCTCATCTCTCCTTTCTTCCCCAGTACTATTAGTGTTCAGATGGGCAGAATGAAGTGAAACTACGTGCAAATCATGTGTAAATTGTCTCAGTTAGAAGCCCTTTATTCCAACGTGTATTCCAGCCTGGCCCATTTACTCCCCCCAccgcttcttctctctctcacccccccctatCTCCTTTAGCTTTAACGAGGCTCGTTAAGATCACAATAATATTCCACCCTCTAATTGCTCATCCCATTCAACAAATATGTGCACACTGCTTTTCGCATTATTTGATCCCTTAtttagaaaggggggggggagggaggacgtggggtggggggggggtgtgtgtgcggAGATCTGAGCCGTAGATAcatcttttctccctcccccccccccaccccccgcgcaTTTAGGCGAAGTGGTAAAAACCTTCTACGTACTGAGTAATGATTGGCACGCTTGACAGTGATTGGCAGGGCTGCCATGGCAACCCCACAACGACACGAAGGAGACCAATAGAAAAGCGAAACAAAATGTTTCAATGCTGCACTCACTGTGGATTTAGGGGAGATATTATGAGGCTGTTGTCATTAGGCGATTGCTGTTGAATCATTGAATCTTGACTCGGGGTgtgtgcgtgagtgtgtgtgtgtgcgtgtgtgtgtgcgcgtgtgtgtgtgtgcgcgcgtgtgtgtgcgtgcgtgtgtgtggggggaactGCTTgctcgggcttttttttttttccttttcctttccttcttcttcttcttcttcttgattATTTTCCTTTCTCAGGTCATTCCATGGTGTTCCGATCCCCTTTAGAGCTTTATCCCACCCATTTCTTCTTGCCCAACTTCGCCGAGCGCTCCGTGCTCCTCGCCAGCGGCACCAGCGGCCCCCGACCACCCCCGGAAGAGTTGTCAATGTTTCAGCTGCCCACCCTCAACTTCTCCCCGGAGCAAGTGGCCAGCGTGTGCGAGACGCTGGAGGAGACGGGGGACATCGAGCGGCTCGGCCGCTTCCTCTGGTCCCTGCCCGTGGCGCCGGGGGCGTGCGAGGCCATCAACAAGCACGAGTCCATCCTGCGCGCCCGGGCCGTGGTCGCCTTCCACACGGGCAACTTCCGCGACCTCTACCACATCCTGGAGAACCACAAGTTCACCAAGGAGTCCCACGGCAAGCTGCAGGCCATGTGGCTGGAGGCGCACTACCAGGAGGCCGAGAAGCTGCGGGGGCGCCCGCTGGGGCCGGTTGACAAGTACAGGGTGCGGAAGAAGTTCCCGCTGCCCCGGACCATCTGGGACGGCGAGCAGAAGACCCACTGCTTCAAGGAGAGGACTCGCAGCCTGCTAAGGGAGTGGTACTTGCAGGACCCCTATCCCAACCCCAGTAAGAAAAGGGAACTGGCCCAGGCCACCGGCCTGACCCCGACACAAgtgggcaactggttcaagaaccgacgGCAAAGAGACAGGGCAGCAGCTGCTAAAAACAGGTCAGTCCCGGAAACTCGAATACCAAAAATTGCATGTATGTGTCTAATAAATGGAAgtcgtattaaaaaaaaaaagattgcaaggCGAGTGTAGTTACCGGATCATTTGAGTGGTTTGAATGACTACCTACCTAGTGGCAGGGGTAAGATATAAGAGCATGTTAAAGAAGAAGGAAATGTAAGACAAGTTACATGAAAGACCGATAAAAGCTccaaatagcaaaataaaataagagaattGTTAGATAAAAGGTAAAGATGAAAAAATGGTGTTGCATATTATTATATAGCCTTTCCCTGTCATCTAAACCCCGAAAAGTGGTGTCAGATTGTTCAATAGTACTTTACATTTTGCAATAATGTTATACTTAGTAACAGTTTTTACCCccacaaaacaaattaaataaaaggaAACATTACAATTCTGCTCTGCATCTTGGAACAATTGTCGTCCTTTTCTttatattcaaaccttttttgtctGGGCAGTAAAACTAGTGAATAGGTAGCTAGTAAtaacatgtttttaaataaaattggcacaaCAAATGTATCCTAATGTTTATCTCTCTGTACTATGCAAACAAATGTATATCTACTAATATTATATCTAGATACAGCATTGTATATACAGTGCAATCATTTGCAAGGAGATTTCAGAATCTACCAATTTAAATTGTGGGCACCAGTTTCAATTATAGTCCAAAAGCGAGTTAATCTGTAAAATtatattcctttaaaaaaaaaaatacctcagcACTTAAGAAGCGTTTATGTGCAGCATTTGCAAAGTAACTCTTGCAAACAAACTTCTCGTTTGTTTACTTTCTCTCCACGAATTAATTTCGATTATATAATTTGCAGATTTGTTTTTagtaaaattaaacataaataaaaggAAAGCAGCATAACAAAACCGTTGTGCTTGCATTCCCCCAATGGAGTAACAGGTTACCcttaaaaactgtaaaaaaaaaataaaataaaataaataaaaaggttttgtgTACAATGAGTATCGAAAGCTTCTGACAGCGGCTGGAACGCACCGCTGTAAAGTAGGAGAACCGAATCACTAGAGCTATTCCAAATGGAAATACGACAGCTCCAGACCCTCCGGCAGGCTTTGGcgaagaaaagcagttttatgaAATTAGTTGATTGGAGGGACTGcctttgaaaaacaaaaacaaaaagcactGTAGATAAACGCAGTGAAACCAGCGTGAGAAAGTAAAGTGCCCCCCGGACGACTGACACAATAAATCGGTCAGGATATTTTGTTCGCCTTTCTTAGGAGTGTTTGGCCGACAGCAACCGATTGTTTATTGATTCTGGGACCGAGTAATTTTCCACATATTTGCCGCGATGGCAAATCGTCCCATTCATTCCCAGGAAGAGCTGGAGAGATTTTGAAAATGTGAACTTAATATAAAATGCAAGCAGCAACGCATCTGAAGCGCGATCGCTTGCACAAGCAGGAACTAGGGAAACGAAATCTGGGAGTGCTTAATGCAGATTCGAGACCAGGGGCGTTTTGAAACCCACTTACTTTCGATCTTTATATTTGAAATCTGTAAGAAACTTTTACCTTGATCGactgtaattctttttttttttttgtcaaaacaatccccctcccccaagtcatTTTATTTAACAGTAGCAGAAGGTCAAATATTTTTGCAGTTTTCGGCTAGGCCCAGACCAGTTCTAATTGGGGGAGATAGGGTCACTGCCAACCAAATATGCAATTTAAGGGGCAAGGAAAGAATGAACAACGGGAAGGCCCTTCTCAATTTTAACATTGCATGGTTTGAACTACATTTCTCAAACTAGTGGGTACTcttgagagaaagaaaaaaattgaaatctgccagttttacagctgaaagaaaagctgaggctGTGCACCTTTTACAGAGCAGTGTATACGAGAATGGGTCAGTCCCGGCTGTGTTTCTTCTTTCCCTTTTACTCTCTCTCCACCTACTGCAGTGAATattgaagtaaaaataaaataacttcagAACTGATTAGACAGGGAAAGTAAGTAACTTGAtccctgtttgggggggggggggggattttttttttttttttggtcgcTGTTTCTGAGCAGATTTGGTTGCTCCAGAGTTCCCAGTGCAGTGCTTGTGTATTTCCCCTCGCTGGGAAGTAATTTGTTGCTTGCTTGATTCTCAAAGGCGGTGTGGTAGGGTGGGAGGCAGGGCCGGCCTGCTCTTGTTTTCTGCTGCTGGCTTTGGATTTGGTGGCTCTGGGATCTGACCGGCTCCTATTTCTTGtcttttcctccccttccccccccacccccccctccctcccttccccaccttgTTGCTCGGATCTCAGGCTCCAGCACCAGGCGATCGGACAGAGCGGGATGCGCTCGCTGGCAGAGCCCGGCTGCCCCACTCACAGCTCGGCGGAGTCTCCGTCCACGGCGGCGGCCAGCCCCACCACCAGCGTGTCCAGCCTGGCGGAGCGAGCCGAGACCGGCACGTCCATCCTCTCGGTCACATCCAGCGACTCGGAGTGTGATGTATGATAGCCTGCGGGAAGAGGCGCACCAAACCCCCAAACAGACATGGACAAAACAAACAAAGGAAATCaggaaacaacaacaacaacaacaaaaacctatatatatatatatatatatatatatatatatatatatatatataaataacatcCAAGGACCTGAACTTCGAGAGACAGTCACAATGCTATTGCGGGAAAAAAAGGTGACAATTGTATTCTTGTAGGACAAGCTCGACTTCTCCTTTTGCGCTTTCCATGGACGCACAACCCCACTTGCATGATGATTAAATTTGTATCTGGGAAAAtattctagtaaaaaaaaaaaatttgctccGTTCCGAATTTGTACAAGAAACTCCTTGAAGAGGGAATAACAAATGTTTATCGCCTTTTtgttggtctctctctctcgctctctctatcccctctctctctctctctctctctctgttaagTCCAAGTGATGGTCAACCAAGATGCaatcttctgtttttttgttcAGCAGACAATCATTTTATTCGTAAGCACCTTTTTTCTACACTTCTGTCACTGCCTGTGTGGGTACTGGTTAATGTGGAAAAGAATAGTTTATGACTgtaacagatttttatttttatttcaaaattttataTGAATTATGTATATCTTAATGATGCGgtcattttcccagtttgtaaTATATGTGTAGAAATATGCCTGTATATGATATTGCTCTTAATTTCTTCTCCTCCCTTCTTgttccttcttcctttttcttactctcAGTCTTGTCTCGGCCGCTTTGCTTAACTTCGTATCCCTGCGCAAACTTAGCGATCAAAGGTCTGATCCACTAGGTTTTGAAAAGGGATTTCAGCGATAGAAAAGCTAAAGGTGCAACTGTAGTCATTTTATGCAAaatttattttaagtattttctAGCAGCTTGGGATGTCCTCTAAAACCCACATAGGGCGCTTACTATTGTTTCCTTAACTGCGTGTTTATCTCTATGTAAAAAACAacagcaacaagaaaaaaaaaaaccctttctaaATCAAATACAGTATTCCATTTTTCTTATCTATTCAGTAATGTTGGTGTTTTTTGTCAATAATACTGAACAAATGCAATTTTCCTTCTCCGTACATTTCAGTTTTAGGTCGATACATCTGAATTGTTCTTTGAATTGTTCAGGTTTTATTTCATGGACATTTAAAAGTGTGTGAGAGCAGTGGTGGAAACTGAGAATGTACGCAAgtattatatgtattttatagaAATAGAAAAGATTCTACTTTTTAATTAAATATTCTTTCAGTATGCATTTacagctgcacacacacacacacacacacagatacacacacaagatTGAAGActatccttctctctcctctccccatcagGAAAATCTGTTTTAGAGAAGTAGTGGCGACCTGCTTCCCATAGGTTTTAACTTGCAGACTTTAAACATTCTTTAAACTTATGCCTAAAAGGGAATTTGCTTAATAAAGTGCCCCTCCATTTGAATTTGCATGTTTCACTAGGGAgcttaacacattttttttatttgtttgtagctttaaatgaaaacaaaaaataaactactCTCACTAATCAGGTTACAGCTCCTCCCCCTGAATCCTAAGTACATTGTAATGTGCTGAAAGAAACCTTTATTTGCATGACTAACAGTATTCCAGCAGCACCTTTTGCACTGAATTTTTGCTTTGCCTCAGGCCGATTATTCAACCGTAAATTAACAGGAGGTGAATTCTAAACTTGTTTTTACTTGAAAATACAATTTTGAAACTTATTAGGATTAGTGAGAAACGTGCCTGGAATTTCTCGTCCACCTGAAAACTAATTTTGACTTCCGATTTATCTCTGTTTTGGCTACATTTTTTCAGTTTAAAAGACAAAGCCAATGTATTATCCCTAGCTCCTGAAATCAGAGAgcaagggagtggggggggggggggggggggggggggggttgggagagagagagagatagagaggataTGTTGCATAGTATAATAAAACATGAACATTTCAGAATTTAAAATTCAAAGTAAGTAAACATAActaatgtttaatgtttaaacAGGAATATCCAAgcaatattttaattttctttcaagAGAGGCGTACTTGGTTACATACCTTGTTTTGTCCAATATAATGTTAGCAAAATGTGCCAAAACAACCTGAAACAGAATCATTTTAAAACTGAATGATGCAACCACAGCTTTCATATAAAGGGATATGtttttcaaataatttaaaaaaagtcaaTAATCAATGTTCCTCATATGTTATATAATATCTCAATAATCTCATATTCCAGTAAATAGTATCTTGAAAAAATGTATAGCTTCTAGAGAATTGTTAAATTCTACCAGCTATTTCCAGAAACTGAGGATTTTGtttagttgtaaaaaaaaaaaaaagttacaagttATTCTATACTGTCTATCAATCTACAGGACAATCCTGAACAAAGTAAAAGATTCACGATAATTAAAAATAGCCAATCACGCCCCCACTTGTGTTAAAggaaagggattcagttttaatGTTATGACTTTATAAATTAGTTACCAAGCTATATTTAGTCTTTGTATATGCAGTAATGCCAAAGTTATCTGAAATGAGTATTTATAAATGCTTATCTGTTGAAATATGGTATGTGGCACAATAATTTTAAAGATACTTTGGTGTGTTTATGGcaccttattcttttttttttttttaattgaacaatGCAAGACCCGAGTTGCTATGAACAAAAGTGTTCCAGATTGCATTGTTTTCCTATATCAAAAGAAGAAAGTAGCATTTTATAACGCTCTCTCCCCCCTCCGCCTTCCCAAAGATTACCAACCCTCCCCCATACAAATGTGTGGTCAGTTAGATTGCACCATATCATGCACCGGAGGACAGATCTCTGACGTTTGCAAAGATTGCATTATTGTGGTTTTGTTACTCCAGTAAGAATTATGCTCCTATAAGAAGAACATCCCAGAATGGCAGGATACTCCAAGTCACAAATAACTGCCTGGACAGATGTTCAAATAACCTTATGAACTGCGACttaaaaatacaattattttatttctctttcgACGATTCTTATTTGTCCGGTATTTGTAATATATAattaaatatttggaaaatgtttggaaATATGGACCTTTTTTCTCGATGTTCTGGGTGTGACCTTAAAAAAAACGATCAGGTTGCAGTAGGGAGATATGAAGGTTTTCACGCATCTAGCCAGTTCCCTAAAACGTTTTTATGTCTTTTATTATTTTCGTTCGGTATATAGCTAGACCCATCTCAAAAAgggtttctctccccccccccccccccccccaacatcatTGTATCTGTATTTTCTGCCTCCAACCTTTCCATTCATCAGCCATAAATCTGAATATTATTTCAGTTCACAAAGGCTCAACATATTAATGTATTCACGCACAGCAGCAAGAGCTAGTGGGTTGTGTTCATTGCACACAGAAAGgcctaaatatatattttatgatttaagtTCAGGGAAATTTCTTATGCCAAGCTATTTTGTAGGTATGCAGAGGAAATGCTGGCAACTAGACTCCCTTGAAACCCGGGGACTACAATAGACAAGCAAGGTTGATCTGGGATTTGAATTAGAAACCTAAATACTTGATTGAGGTGTAAATGTATGAAAATCTGCATTTAAGCCTTTTCATGCACTAAATCCATCTGCATTAGAAAGATAGGGCCTATCAAAAACGCCAAACTGGGGAGCTTAACTCTATACTTCCTAGGACCGATCATTATCTACAGGGCTTATTCGGTCCCTCTATTAGTTTATTAATCTTGACAAGCCTGACTTTTGATTAAGACGAAATGACTCGGAAGCTGAAGTGCGTTTGATCAATATGTAAACTGGGACTGGAGACAGATGGCCCCAAAGTAGCCGAGGGCCTGCCAGTGCTCTGTATGCGCTTTCTTCCTTTCAAAATGGCTACGGCCTGTGCAGAAACGTCAGGTGGTTCTCCTGCCCCGACCCAGACATAGGAATACACTCGTAAATGCCTTTCTTAGAAGTAATGCACATTAAATGTATGTaggtgtatgtatgtattttaaatCTTCAGCCGTTAGGAGAGTTGACAACcttgtttttggggtttgttttgtttttttgtacatAAAAGTGGAAGATAAACAAAATAGAAACGATGCAACTTTAATGTAAGTTCTGGTTGCAGAAGATCTATAGAACCTACTGACGGGATCTGTGGCAAATGTGCAAAATAACGGGTCGACGAGTATCCCTGAAGAAGTGACCAGCCAGCTCCTGTGTACCCGTGCCAGAACAGCCAGTTTGAAAGAAGCAGATTCACCTGCAAAGCCCCCGCCTGCCAAGTGCCCCGAATGCTTGCCGCGCAACCTGCAAAGTTTACCCTCCGAGTCCACGTCTTTGAAAATCTACGAGTCGTTCCCTTATCAATTACAAAACGGCTTTCAGGAAGAGTGGACTCTCTTTGCCCGTTGCCCTTGCTCTTTAGTACACACGGATGCTTTAAGTGCAGAGCCCCAGCACGGCCTGAAAAGCAATGTGGACGTTGGTGCCCTGGTATTGCTCTGATTTCTCCGGTTAGCTGAGCACAACTTTCTATTCGTGTTTATTCATGCAGTTCTTATTGAGCCTCACACTACACTGGATTTAGCATGTAAGGAACAGGAATGAGAAACAAACACAGACAGAaaatgcgcgcacacacacacacacacacacacactttccttgtacacacacacacacacacacacacacacacacacagccctcatTATTTTCCCCACACTCATACTTGAGCACATATGTAAAATCATAGACTTACACCACACATGCCATACGGAACATACACATACAGAATCCAGCGCAGTCGGAAGGTAAGACAGAGAACTCCATCAGAAGGGCTGCACTGTAATTCATGAGTACATGTTCGAAAGTGGTAAATATGGATTAATCATCGTGCTGTTACTATGTGATACACTTACAACTTTCCGAAAGGTCAACCTTAAAAACAAAGATGGCGTAGTACCGATTACAAAAGTGCGCAAGCACACCATGCCATCAAAGTAGGTGACACGGCCACGTAGGACTTGACACAATGTTTACTAAGTGATTATGAAGGTTGAAATATTTTGGGAATGTTAATATGATCGGTGACTATTGTGGATATAAACTCGCTGTTAGCAGTCCCCCTCCTCAGTTCCTCCGCTGACCAGGTCCATAAGTTAGGACCCTGTAGGACTCGAAAGATGTCCGGGTGAGAATCAATTTTGCTACAAGTATTCATGATCCAGACGCTACCATGTTACTGAATTACAATACAATGATTATTGTTCAGTTGGGATTCCATATAATCTAAAGTAACTATAACTATCTCTTTTACCTTTACTTAAGAGTTTCCTATctttatgtgcatgtgtgtgaggtaCCTCTATGTATGAGGTATTGGCAGATAGGTGtatgcatatatttaaaaaggtctaattgtgtggggggagggggaggagaagtgaCATAACTatcattatatttttatttcattgccTAAATTGGTCAGTAATGTTGTTCAATAATTTTAAAGTGCTATTCCGTCTGTGATAAAACATTCTTTAAGGCTATTGGGATTTAAAACTATAATTCTATTAAATAGCAATTGAAGGGTCGGGAGAGGCTATGATACAGGATCAGCAGTGCATAAGCCGCACGTTTGAACTTTAATTTGGAATCATAGGCAGATGGGATCATGGCCTCTTTGTGATGcctgcagatttaaaactaaccggcataagaaaaaaaaaaaaacctggaatgCAGACTAATTCATTAAACACGAGGGGATAACCCTttacttcaattaaaaaaaaaaattcaacaataTCAGTTTCTACTTTATATTATTCCTACTGAGGGAAGAAAAACTCTCCCCAAAACCCTTTGTCTATATTCTGAGGGCACTTGATACACCTGAACCACTCACCTGGAATTgtgtgttatttattttaaactttcttttCGGTTTGTGAAGAGCAGCGCCGGAGACTGGAAATGGTATAACAACATTGGGtttgctttcctttttcttttcttgttctaATATCTTCCACAGAAACTCTGGCTGTCACTTTTCGAAATCGGTCTTCTAACCTCCCCGAAGAGATCGGAGAATTAAATTGACATTTAATACCTGGGGGATTACCATTTGAAAGAAAGCGTACAATTTGTGTAAAAGAGCGAACAGGGTAGGTGCATTTGTAAATTCAGCTGGCTGGTCCTCGGAAAAATAagtaactacaaaaaaaaaaagtgaaaagattACAAAGCAGAGTTTGTGTACCGATGCTGAGAGGAATTTCTGGGCGACGCAGAGGCACGGGTTGTGTCTAGCGCTTGGAGTTGGAGGGGCTCTGCCGTAGGCCCGAGGACTCACTTCTTCACGGgcggaaaaaaacccaaaccaaacccACACCTCAGACTAATTAGACGCTGTAGTGCCAGAGTCATATTTCACTaacccctggttttggttttttttttcttgcagcatCATATTTAAAAACTGATTGTTTCTTTCTAAATATTTGCGGAGCTCCCAGTTTTCTGGGCTAACCTAATTAACACATCCATACATTCTTGGACGAAGGGGAATACTGGGGAATTGCTAATGCGATGGCTGCCTGCGATAGCGCTTCCTGGGTTATGGGAGATTACAGAGACACTGGAGCACTTCCAGATTGTAGATGGTTTTAAATGTTGAATTTTCAGATGAGTATTTACCATCATAACTAATTTAAGACCATTATTAAATAGAAATTCTCAGCAGGCTTCTTTAATGATGGAACACATTACTAATTACAGAGTTTACCCTCTGTTTTGGCTAAGCAGTCTGGAGGGATGGGTTTGTGCTCTGAATGCAAAGCCAAGGCGTCTGGCTCCGGAGAAGTTCACCCTCTGCCGCTGCACATTGCCAAGGATATTCTCGCGGAAAACTGGTTTGGTTATCTGGGTGGGTCAAATATAACATATGTAGTTTTGCTGATTAGATTCGCAGGAGCTGGAAACAATTCAGGCATTTTCTTGTAATGTGCTCTTGACCTGTTTATAGAGTACACGAGCTCTGCGGAAATATAGGACCACGTTCAATCAGATTTGAGCTCAGGGAACATAGCAATTCTTCTGGCTGCTTCTCTGCAGAGCTCACCATTGTTCCAGGGCGAGCGCTGTTAGCAATTCTCTAGCCTTCCTTCAACAAACTGTTTTAGacgtgtgggagagagagagagggggaaaaaaaaaagaattcagaaTGAATACAGTGGAACTGGATATACACACTGAaagcagagaaagcaaagttccCTGAATAGCATCTGGGGAGAATGTTAACGCACTTGTAGGATTAATGCCATGCACACCTTTTAGTTTGCCCGGTAAGGGGGTTAAGaagatgttttgttttgtgtagCAGCGTTCTTCTCTTTTGCAACTTGTACTGTTAGAGAATCAGTGAAGGTCATTCCTTGGCGCTATCTGTCTGTAGGGCGCTTATAGATTTCACTTAGATGTCCAAGTAATCGGTAGAAGGAAATCGTTATGTCCGATGAATTCTTCATCAACTGAACACATACCTAACCTATTTTCTTATCGGGGGTTCCAACAGGACTCCACCTCCTCCCAGAAATAAGCATGTTTTAGGGTGGACGGCTTGCAACATACTATGCATTAAGATTCCGTAATTAAATCGGTTGAATAATAAACTGAATTAGATAAAATGAGATTTCTAGGTATGCAAAATCTAAACTAAGACTATACTGTTTCAGGACTCTGAAGGAAGCAGTAACCACGACCACTTACGCTATCTTTATAGGTGCACTGCTGTGGGCAATTATTTTTGCCACGAATTTTGGACCATGGGCTCTTTTGTGAAGTTCTCCCTTTCTGTGGCTATGGTATAACTATTTAAAATAGGCCTATTTATGTTCAAGAGGATACGATAAAGGTGGGAATACGCATTTTAATATTTTAGTGGTGTGGACTTTTTTGGCTTCAGTGATAtttttgaaaaagcttttatttcCCAGTAAAATGTATAGTGCAAACATTTCCTCTCCTTTATTTCTCACTTTTAGGATCCAACTCTCGAATTATCAGTGAGATTGTTACTTTCAGTTGTGTCTCCACAATTTCTGCATAGCTATTTGAAGAAATGCAAACATATTTGTATTGAATCTGTAACCTCGTTCCTACTTTATTCTCATATACTGATACATAGATCATATTATAAAAAATACAACATATTTCTACGTTTATTTTGGAAAGAAAAAGTGGAAGCTGTGTCAACTATATTTAACCATGATTAACATTGCATAttaatttccttattttattgcATGCAAAATGGATTTGCTCTTGTTTAAATGATACTTAGAAAataatattctctctctctctctctctctgtctctgtctctttttctcACTGTATATTTTGAAATACACATTAAGGGCTTCATTTTCCAAATACTGTttctttcattctctcagttgACAAAAGGTTTGAAAAGTAGGAGTCTAAGAAGACgaaccacagacacacacacccctccccatcTTCCCTTGGTCTTTAACACACTGCACAGACCTTTTAATACGTATTGGGATATATCTGAAATATATTTGAAATGTGAAACATACTGGCGTCCTAACAACGAAAggaatgaaaatatttttcttgaaatgtattATTATATAAAACTATAGGTAATATATAAACCTTGACTCTATGCGTATAGATAAAATATAACGTTATATAATATCGTGAATATGTATTAATCTAGGAATTTGTGTTTATGTATGTATGCGTGTTTACACGGGTGTTAGATTTTTCATGTCACCTCAAACGTCTTTCCTGTAGGCAGTATCTTTAGGAAAGGAATACACTAGAGCTTTCAATTACTAATATTTTGATGATCACAATTTTGTTATAGCAAGAACTGATATACGCATGATAAAACTGTCTGTTATGTGGATTCTCAATGTTCTCTGCTTACTCTTGAGCAGATTTTTGTCAACATATCTTCAGTCCTCATGTGGAGTGGTACAAGCGAAGTCTGGAAAATGTGTGGGTTgtctttgtttgttttaaattctaCATCTTTTCATAGGCTTTCAATCTTAATTATGGTTGGC from Rhinatrema bivittatum chromosome 3, aRhiBiv1.1, whole genome shotgun sequence includes these protein-coding regions:
- the SIX3 gene encoding homeobox protein SIX3 produces the protein MVFRSPLELYPTHFFLPNFAERSVLLASGTSGPRPPPEELSMFQLPTLNFSPEQVASVCETLEETGDIERLGRFLWSLPVAPGACEAINKHESILRARAVVAFHTGNFRDLYHILENHKFTKESHGKLQAMWLEAHYQEAEKLRGRPLGPVDKYRVRKKFPLPRTIWDGEQKTHCFKERTRSLLREWYLQDPYPNPSKKRELAQATGLTPTQVGNWFKNRRQRDRAAAAKNRLQHQAIGQSGMRSLAEPGCPTHSSAESPSTAAASPTTSVSSLAERAETGTSILSVTSSDSECDV